In Malus sylvestris chromosome 16, drMalSylv7.2, whole genome shotgun sequence, the following are encoded in one genomic region:
- the LOC126608858 gene encoding stem-specific protein TSJT1-like: MLAVFDKSVAKCPEALQSPQSGSASALKDGFLAQQFASVHPSSVTVNLGASGLIAYSLDRQNPLLPRLFAVVDDIFCLFQGHIENVALLKQQYGLNKTANEVIIVIEAFRTLRDRGPYPADQVVRDIQGKFAFVLFDSASKATFIATDPDGNVPFFWGTDSEGHLVLSDDSEVVKKGCGNSFAPFPKGCFFTSSGGLRSYEHPHNELKAVPRVDSSGEMCGANFKVDADTKKESSGIPRVGSAANWSSNY; encoded by the exons ATGTTGGCAGTGTTCGACAAGTCGGTCGCCAAATGCCCGGAGGCGCTGCAGAGCCCTCAGTCCGGATCAGCCTCCGCCCTGAAAGATGGGTTTCTGGCGCAGCAGTTTGCTTCTGTGCATCCTTCCTCCGTCACTGTTAATCTTGGCGCTTCTGGTCTAATCGCCTACTCTCTCGACAGACAGAACCCTCTTCTTCCAAG GTTGTTTGCGGTTGTGGACGACATTTTCTGCCTGTTCCAAGGCCACATAGAGAATGTTGCTCTTCTTAAGCAACAATATGGATTGAACAAGACAGCCAATGAGGTGATCATTGTTATTGAAGCTTTCAGGACTCTGAGAGACCGAGGTCCTTATCCTGCCGACCAGGTTGTGAGAGATATCCAAGGGAAGTTTGCATTTGTTCTCTTTGACAGTGCTTCCAAAGCCACTTTTATAGCTACT GATCCTGATGGGAATGTTCCATTCTTCTGGGGAACTGATTCTGAAGGCCATCTTGTTCTTTCAGATGATTcagaagttgtgaagaaggGCTGCGGGAATTCTTTTGCACCATTTCCTAAAG GTTGTTTTTTCACTTCCTCTGGAGGCTTGAGGAGTTATGAGCATCCCCACAATGAGTTGAAGGCGGTGCCACGTGTGGATAGCTCGGGTGAAATGTGCGGAGCAAACTTCAAGGTCGATGCTGATACTAAGAAGGAATCGAGTGGCATCCCAAGAGTTGGGAGTGCTGCCAACTGGTCGTCAAATTACTAA
- the LOC126608861 gene encoding transmembrane emp24 domain-containing protein p24beta3, with protein MEGSAKGLMLIGLLLVSFVRKIASLSVTVNDVECLYEYVLYEGDTVSGNFVVVDHDIFWGADHPGLDLIVTSPGGNTVHTSKGTSGDKFEFKAPRSGMYKFCFHNPYSTPETVSFNIHVGHIPNEHNIAKDEHLDPINVKIAELREALESVTLEQKYLKARDVRHRHTNESTRRRVVLYTVAEYLALAAASALQVVYIRKLFSKSVAYNRV; from the exons atggAGGGAAGCGCGAAGGGTTTGATGCTGATTGGTCTTCTTCTCGTGAGCTTCGTCCGAAAGATCGCATCGCTATCGGTGACAGTGAACGATGTCGAATGCTTGTACGAGTATGTGCTCTACGAAGGCGACACCGTTTCGGGCAACTTCGTGGTCGTCGATCACGATATTTTCTGGGGCGCGGATCATCCTGGCCTCGACTTAATC GTGACATCTCCTGGTGGTAATACGGTGCACACTTCGAAGGGAACATCTGGGGATAAGTTTGAGTTTAAAGCCCCAAGAAGTGGGATGTACAAATTTTGTTTCCACAATCCTTACTCAACACCAGAGACTGTTTCCTTTAACATTCATGTTGGGCATATTCCCAACGAGCACAATATTGCGAAAGATG AGCATCTAGACCCTATAAATGTTAAAATTGCTGAGCTTAGAGAGGCGTTGGAATCAGTTACATTAGAGCAGAAGTACTTGAAAGCACGTGATGTTCGACATCGTCATA CAAACGAGAGCACAAGGAGACGGGTTGTGTTGTATACGGTGGCAGAGTATCTTGCGCTGGCTGCAGCGAGTGCTTTACAAGTCGTATACATTCGCAAACTTTTCAGCAAATCGGTTGCATACAATCGGGTTTGA
- the LOC126608862 gene encoding early light-induced protein 1, chloroplastic-like, translating to MAASASMQSLLASSVVYGAGKSRSVRVSHHVPANKYRHMVVRSTAENGQEEQPSSTIPEASKIPPPPPTPTPFPPRPKKVSTKFSSVFAFSGPAPERINGRLAMVGFVSALAVELSKGQDVFSQISDGGVSLFLGTSILLSVASVIPLFKGVSVESKSNGIMTSDAELWNGRLAMLGLVALAFTEYVKGGTLV from the exons ATGGCAGCATCAGCTTCCATGCAATCGCTTCTAGCTAGCTCGGTAGTTTATGGAGCTGGAAAGAGCAGATCGGTGAGAGTCAGCCACCATGTTCCTGCTAATAAGTACCGCCACATGGTTGTCCGCTCCACGGCCGAG AATGGTCAGGAGGAGCAACCTTCTTCTACAATACCAGAGGCATCCAAAATCCCACCACCGCCTCCTACACCTACTCCTTTTCCTCCTCGTCCAAAGAAGGTCAGCACTAAGTTCTCAAGCGTGTTTGCATTCAGTGGGCCAGCCCCGGAGAGAATCAACGGCAGACTTGCAATGGTGGGGTTTGTTTCAGCTTTGGCAGTGGAGCTATCCAAGGGCCAGGATGTGTTTTCTCAGATCTCCGACGGCGGAGTTTCGTTGTTCCTTGGAACTAGTATTTTGCTCTCAGTCGCATCCGTGATTCCTCTTTTCAAAGGAGTCAGCGTGGAGTCCAAATCAAATGGGATCATGACGTCAGATGCCGAGCTCTGGAACGGAAGGTTGGCCATGTTAGGTTTGGTTGCTTTGGCCTTCACTGAGTATGTGAAGGGAGGGACTCTTGTTTGA
- the LOC126608857 gene encoding meiotic recombination protein DMC1 homolog — translation MLATLKAEEQSQQLQLVEREDIEDEEDLFEAIDKLIAQGINAGDIKKLQDAGIYTCNGLMMHTKKNLTGIKGLSEAKVDKICEAAEKIVNFGYITGSDALIKRKSVIKITTGSHALDELLGGGVETMSITEAFGEFRCGKTQLAHTLCVSTQLPTNMKGGNGKVAYIDTEGTFRPDRIVPIAERFGLDPGAVLDNIIYARAYTYEHQYNLLLGLAAKMSEEPFRLLIVDSVIALFRVDFTGRGELADRQQKLAQMLSRLTKIAEEFNVAVYMTNQVIADPGGGVFISDPKKPAGGHVLAHAATIRLMFRKGKGEQRVCKVFDAPNLPEAEAIFQITAGGIADAKD, via the exons ATGCTCGCCACTCTCAA GGCCGAAGAGCAGAGCCAGCAGCTGCAGCTCGTCGAGCGCGAGGACATTGAGGATGAAGAGGACCTGTTCGAAGCGATCGACAAGT TGATTGCTCAGGGAATCAATGCCGGAGATATTAAGAAGCTTCAGGATGCAGGGATCTACACCTGCAATGGCTTGATGATGCATACGAAGAAG AACTTGACTGGAATCAAAGGATTATCAGAGGCAAAAGTTGATAAGATATGCGAAGCTGCTGAAAAGATAGTG AACTTTGGATATATTACTGGAAGTGACGCTCTGATCAAA AGAAAGTCGGTGATTAAGATTACAACCGGAAGCCATGCCCTTGATGAACTTCTAGGCG GTGGAGTTGAAACTATGTCGATCACGGAAGCGTTTGGAGAATTCCG GTGTGGGAAAACACAGCTTGCTCATACTCTCTGCGTTTCTACACAG CTTCCCACCAACATGAAGGGAGGGAATGGAAAAGTTGCTTACATTGATACTGAAGGAACCTT CCGACCTGATCGAATTGTGCCAATAGCTGAAAGATTTGGCTTGGATCCAGGAGCTGTCCTGGACAAT ATCATTTATGCTCGTGCATATACATATGAGCATCAGTATAACCTGCTTCTTGGTCTGGCTGCAAAAATGTCTGAAGAGCCATTCAGACTTCTG ATTGTGGATTCGGTGATTGCCCTCTTTCGAGTTGACTTTACAGGACGAGGAGAGCTTGCAGACCGTCAG CAAAAACTAGCTCAGATGCTTTCCCGACTAACGAAGATAGCTGAGGAGTTCAACGTTGCTGTCTACATGACCAACCAAG TGATAGCCGACCCTGGTGGCGGAGTGTTCATATCAGACCCAAAGAAACCAGCAGGAGGACATGTGCTTGCCCATGCTGCAACAATCAGGCTGATGTTCAGGAAAGGCAAAGGCGAACAGCGTGTCTGCAAGGTGTTTGATGCCCCAAACCTGCCCGAGGCTGAAGCAAT TTTTCAGATAACCGCAGGAGGCATTGCTGATGCAAAGGACTGA